A single genomic interval of Musa acuminata AAA Group cultivar baxijiao chromosome BXJ3-4, Cavendish_Baxijiao_AAA, whole genome shotgun sequence harbors:
- the LOC103980775 gene encoding uncharacterized protein LOC103980775 codes for MVMVTASPAAASRPPLAIPHSGSTFPLGPRWRRALLDFPAANGARPQGCWRRDTAVRCEGGAAAAGQRVLRTCKNCKRQYDPALNHPLACRFHTAHFGGETKRKFESVYTGGTMDTPDSGKVFQYWHCCGSEDPFDAGCTAAPHCSYDD; via the exons ATGGTAATGGTCACGGCATCGCCGGCAGCGGCGTCGCGCCCTCCTCTCGCTATTCCGCATTCTGGTTCCACTTTCCCTCTTGGACCCCGTTGGCGCCGGGCTCTGCTCGACTTCCCCGCGGCGAATGGGGCTCGGCCGCAAGGCTGCTGGCGACGCGACACCGCTGTTCGGTGCGAAGGCGGTGCCGCTGCTGCTGGGCAGCGGGTCCTCAGGACGTGCAAGAACTGCAAGCGGCAGTATGACCCCGCCCTCAACCATCCCTTGGCCTGCCGCTTCCACACCGCCCACTTCGGCG GAGAAACCAAGAGAAAGTTTGAGAGTGTGTACACAGGAGGGACCATGGACACTCCTGACTCTGGCAAAGTGTTCCAGTACTGGCATTGCTGTGGCTCTGAAGATCCATTTGATGCTGGTTGCACAGCTGCTCCTCACTGCTCTTATGATGACTGA